One window of the Treponema primitia ZAS-1 genome contains the following:
- a CDS encoding adenylate/guanylate cyclase domain-containing protein, giving the protein MAGKKEETSKVELHGAAKSPAPGRVRYPIGIKLVIIIVFLLLISLGSITVLGSVMVSRDLRITAEDNNFTINQRSAAQAENTLQTIRSDALLLLDSINAVRAGVGPGSTELWSELSRQIADIYFERNPDIAALAMGERMLINDGFFVSNEIETALVDEFMDSSIQDVEHARMGETVLLNTAPVFGIPVLAMLLPYQGSGGRETETVTIIFSSESLSDAFGGFVNVSFMVNDAADILIHGDHRLVMAGANMINDPLVRMLRESREQNFQTLYTDLAGNRQFGAFRKLAIANAVVITTVESRVIFEGISATTRRNIFLTGAVLFISILFIWFYSKTISRPLERLTIAAREIEEGQFEVPLAEKRRDEIGLLSESFVKMSNALGIFGHFTNREIAVRAMRGEIRPGGEPKYATIFFSDIRSFTAISENFTNTFGNEASDKIVAWLNAYLTRMVECVEKTNGVVDKYIGDSVMAHWGTAYTTGVTEHDALNAVRAALLMRVALLEMNRRRQPDDPADPVIRIGCGINSGIVTVGQIGSPQRMEYTVIGDAVNLASRTEAVNKPLGTDILITEDTWNLVGKYLITEEMPVVTVKGRGKPVRMFAVVNLIVKEGMEQPHPRTLTELRNMLGICEPDLCSVDVNAKVLKYKIKKDGHC; this is encoded by the coding sequence GTGGCAGGCAAAAAAGAAGAAACCAGCAAAGTCGAATTGCATGGTGCAGCGAAGTCTCCCGCGCCTGGCAGGGTACGCTATCCCATCGGGATTAAGCTGGTAATCATCATCGTTTTCCTATTGCTCATTTCCCTGGGATCTATTACCGTCCTGGGGTCGGTTATGGTCTCCCGGGATTTGCGGATTACCGCGGAGGATAACAATTTTACGATCAACCAGCGATCCGCCGCGCAGGCGGAAAACACCCTGCAGACGATCCGATCCGACGCGCTGCTGCTTCTGGATTCCATCAATGCGGTGAGGGCCGGCGTAGGCCCGGGGTCAACTGAGTTATGGTCTGAGCTTTCCCGGCAGATTGCGGACATCTACTTTGAACGGAACCCGGATATAGCCGCCCTTGCCATGGGTGAACGGATGCTGATTAACGACGGGTTTTTTGTAAGCAATGAAATTGAAACTGCCCTGGTAGATGAATTTATGGATAGTTCCATTCAGGATGTAGAACATGCCCGCATGGGGGAGACGGTACTCTTAAACACCGCGCCGGTCTTCGGCATACCTGTCCTGGCTATGCTCTTGCCCTACCAGGGCTCAGGCGGCAGAGAAACTGAGACCGTGACCATCATATTCTCTTCAGAAAGCTTAAGCGATGCCTTTGGCGGTTTCGTTAATGTTTCCTTTATGGTCAATGATGCTGCGGATATTCTAATCCATGGGGATCACCGGCTGGTCATGGCCGGGGCAAATATGATAAATGATCCCCTGGTGAGAATGCTCCGGGAAAGCCGGGAACAGAATTTCCAAACCCTCTACACCGATTTGGCGGGGAACCGGCAATTCGGCGCATTTCGGAAGCTTGCCATTGCCAATGCGGTGGTGATCACCACCGTAGAATCCCGGGTGATCTTTGAGGGGATAAGCGCCACCACCCGGCGGAATATCTTTTTAACCGGGGCGGTGCTTTTTATCTCCATTCTCTTTATCTGGTTCTACTCCAAGACTATCAGCAGACCCCTGGAGCGATTGACCATTGCGGCGAGGGAGATTGAGGAAGGGCAGTTTGAGGTGCCGCTTGCGGAAAAGCGGCGGGACGAAATCGGCCTCCTGTCCGAAAGTTTCGTCAAGATGAGCAATGCCCTGGGTATTTTCGGCCACTTTACCAACCGGGAAATCGCCGTACGGGCAATGCGGGGTGAAATCCGGCCCGGCGGGGAACCGAAGTACGCCACCATTTTCTTTTCCGATATCCGCAGTTTTACGGCGATAAGTGAAAATTTTACCAACACCTTTGGTAACGAAGCCTCCGATAAGATTGTCGCCTGGCTGAACGCATACCTTACCCGCATGGTGGAGTGTGTGGAGAAAACCAACGGCGTGGTGGACAAGTATATCGGGGATTCGGTGATGGCCCACTGGGGAACCGCCTATACCACAGGGGTTACGGAACATGATGCCCTTAACGCAGTACGGGCCGCCCTGTTGATGCGCGTAGCCCTGCTGGAAATGAACCGCAGGCGGCAGCCGGATGATCCCGCCGACCCGGTTATCAGGATCGGCTGCGGCATCAATTCGGGAATTGTCACCGTGGGACAGATTGGATCCCCCCAGCGCATGGAGTATACGGTCATCGGCGACGCAGTAAACCTGGCAAGCCGTACCGAAGCGGTGAACAAACCCCTGGGAACGGACATTTTGATTACCGAAGATACCTGGAACCTTGTGGGAAAATATTTGATCACCGAAGAAATGCCGGTGGTAACCGTAAAGGGCAGGGGAAAGCCCGTACGGATGTTCGCGGTAGTAAATCTGATCGTTAAAGAAGGTATGGAGCAGCCCCATCCCCGGACACTGACGGAACTGCGGAACATGCTGGGCATTTGTGAACCGGATCTCTGCAGCGTAGATGTCAATGCGAAGGTTCTGAAGTACAAGATTAAAAAAGATGGGCATTGCTAA
- a CDS encoding DUF5018 domain-containing protein: MYRAIFFILVLSLSGCDNFSQSIEDFIAHQTGVVRLEDWDLGTSGSIVLEDGSIRIPPAAASSPEFILDLNLHNSQGYDLGYVVLNNGIAPDPAAIWVEGGDSNRVFIHIAGAQPGDTYTLTLKLGTTDGWRSFTDIIIPPIICVSEDTPPPPAADKAITAFSITSPVMAVGVIDEAAVPRTVAVAAPYGTVVSSMTASVTHTGMTIAQSGGTALSVSPAVFTNLDFTSPVTYTVTAENNSTADYVVTVTPALSGAKAITGFTLAGESGTINEDAHTIAVTVPYGTNVTSLAPALTHTGASINPDTGVAQDFSAPQTYTVTAADGTTQPYIVTVTTAADTTVYTITINTASPANGTVTAAIAGTPVTTAAAGAQLTLTLTPNSGYTLTSAGYTDGVATIPLVAGSNLITMPAADITVTAVFAETVSAVAMRGTIPYASLKEAIDAVPAGGAGSSDEITLLQSIILPEGTGTTGYTITGGRQIRLVPKAGSVVTITRRKDPIEFTDSLFTISAGTALYLGFDTPGGSGELIIDGNHADPGYIWASAALITVDGGTLNMYDGVTLRNNWNTNYSNRGGGVYVKSSGVFNLYGGKISENNAANTTFGGGGVYIGAGSTFNMSGGTIADNFASSDTTSTDLNNYGNGGQVYLAGGSFTMSAGTIGGSSLSSPGYNANRGGGVYAVGGSFSMTGGTIRSNRADHGGGVYVEGITFNMSGGTIGGNGSGEGNAASLGNGVFLFDSGEFAMSGNSAMIGNGVYVDSTCKFSMEGGAAVAHGDWVYLRLNTFITIRGNLTGRIPVAAIRVATASWGSTRVLAGTGTLIRDNKDRFNIYLSPNTYSGSTHIDDSGIMIGP, encoded by the coding sequence ATGTACAGGGCAATTTTTTTCATACTTGTTCTCTCCCTTTCCGGCTGTGACAATTTCAGCCAGTCCATAGAGGATTTTATTGCACACCAAACCGGTGTGGTCCGGCTGGAAGACTGGGACCTGGGTACTTCCGGAAGTATTGTCCTTGAGGACGGGTCTATCCGTATCCCCCCCGCAGCCGCGTCATCACCTGAATTTATCCTGGATCTGAATTTGCATAATAGCCAGGGGTATGACCTGGGTTATGTGGTACTCAATAACGGAATAGCGCCGGACCCGGCTGCTATATGGGTGGAAGGTGGTGACTCCAACCGGGTTTTCATCCATATCGCCGGGGCACAGCCGGGGGATACATACACGCTTACCCTAAAGCTAGGGACCACCGACGGATGGCGCAGTTTTACTGACATTATAATTCCCCCCATTATTTGTGTGTCGGAGGATACACCACCGCCGCCGGCAGCGGACAAGGCGATTACGGCGTTCAGTATTACCAGCCCGGTAATGGCCGTCGGCGTGATTGACGAAGCTGCTGTGCCAAGGACGGTTGCTGTCGCGGCGCCTTACGGGACTGTTGTAAGTAGTATGACTGCGTCCGTTACCCACACCGGGATGACCATTGCCCAAAGCGGCGGGACGGCGCTGAGCGTATCCCCGGCTGTTTTTACCAACCTTGATTTCACCAGCCCGGTTACCTACACGGTCACGGCGGAGAACAATTCCACCGCAGACTATGTCGTGACCGTAACCCCGGCATTGAGCGGCGCCAAGGCGATAACTGGCTTTACCCTGGCAGGGGAGAGCGGAACCATAAACGAAGATGCGCACACCATTGCGGTAACCGTGCCCTACGGGACCAATGTTACCAGCCTTGCCCCCGCGCTTACCCATACCGGGGCGTCTATTAACCCCGATACGGGGGTAGCGCAGGATTTCAGCGCACCGCAAACCTACACGGTAACGGCGGCGGACGGTACAACCCAGCCGTATATCGTGACCGTAACGACGGCGGCGGATACTACCGTTTATACCATCACCATAAACACCGCCAGCCCTGCCAATGGAACGGTAACGGCAGCCATTGCGGGGACGCCGGTAACAACCGCCGCTGCTGGTGCCCAGCTTACCCTGACGCTTACACCGAACAGCGGGTATACCCTAACAAGCGCCGGCTATACCGATGGTGTCGCCACTATCCCCCTTGTTGCGGGGTCGAATTTAATTACCATGCCTGCCGCCGATATAACGGTGACCGCGGTATTTGCAGAAACCGTGAGCGCAGTCGCCATGCGGGGAACAATACCCTATGCGTCCCTTAAGGAGGCCATAGACGCGGTGCCGGCGGGGGGCGCAGGCAGCTCCGATGAAATTACCCTTTTACAAAGTATTATCCTGCCGGAGGGGACCGGGACGACGGGCTACACAATTACGGGCGGCAGACAGATACGGCTTGTCCCCAAAGCGGGAAGCGTCGTTACCATAACCCGGAGGAAGGATCCTATAGAGTTTACAGACAGTCTCTTTACGATAAGCGCGGGGACAGCTTTATACTTAGGTTTTGATACCCCCGGCGGCAGCGGCGAACTTATTATCGATGGGAACCACGCGGATCCCGGTTATATATGGGCCAGCGCCGCCCTTATTACGGTGGATGGCGGGACATTGAATATGTACGACGGGGTAACCCTGCGAAACAATTGGAATACCAACTATAGTAATCGCGGCGGCGGGGTTTATGTAAAAAGCAGCGGCGTCTTTAATCTCTACGGCGGGAAAATCAGCGAAAATAATGCTGCGAATACTACCTTCGGAGGCGGAGGGGTATATATCGGCGCCGGGAGCACCTTCAATATGAGCGGGGGAACCATCGCCGATAACTTTGCTTCCAGCGATACTACCTCAACCGATCTCAACAATTATGGCAACGGCGGACAGGTGTATCTTGCGGGCGGTAGTTTTACTATGTCGGCGGGAACCATAGGGGGCAGTTCCTTATCAAGCCCCGGGTATAACGCAAACCGCGGCGGCGGGGTGTATGCTGTGGGTGGTAGTTTTTCTATGACCGGGGGGACTATCCGCTCCAATCGCGCTGATCACGGCGGCGGGGTGTATGTGGAGGGCATTACCTTCAATATGAGCGGCGGAACCATAGGCGGGAACGGGAGCGGTGAAGGGAACGCCGCCTCCCTGGGTAACGGAGTGTTTTTGTTCGACTCCGGTGAGTTCGCCATGAGCGGTAATTCCGCCATGATCGGTAATGGGGTGTATGTGGATAGTACCTGTAAATTCTCCATGGAGGGCGGAGCGGCGGTTGCCCACGGCGATTGGGTATATCTTCGGTTAAATACATTTATCACCATACGGGGCAATCTGACCGGAAGGATACCCGTTGCGGCAATTCGGGTAGCGACGGCCTCATGGGGAAGCACCCGGGTATTAGCGGGAACGGGAACCCTTATCCGGGACAACAAAGACAGGTTTAATATATACCTCTCGCCGAACACCTATTCAGGTTCAACCCATATTGATGACAGCGGAATAATGATTGGGCCGTAA
- a CDS encoding PP2C family protein-serine/threonine phosphatase: protein MDPNNKAPDISFSPLQVGTLVICPDPVPLGETNETALTIFRSNPELEAIPVISEGKIIGVIPARAMLETFDGVSARMRAWLRELHLFVIPARATVDATTFISTLMDEYFSGDPGKDAVWFILEYNHTYLGIVSLQNMLKYTNSLRAQDMAQAREIQKKLLAKAVIDDKRIKLLFYNKMANEIGGDFYQVFQIWKGQYMVGCFDVAAQNISGSMAAMALGACFETLVLSDYDGYPERMTEFINTLVRDVNPTGLRVGAVLFYIDFSTMTVKIHNCGFSPIHIFLPSDGNHLSYKLVSPNMPPLGLNEELDVDKGQIVPIKTGLRIATHTNGLPNMTALSGEKFGEKNAFNLLKTFHAHDHRDIPALMDTEIDQWLGEAPLVDDITLMDMRFV from the coding sequence ATGGATCCGAATAACAAGGCGCCGGACATTAGTTTTTCTCCGCTCCAGGTAGGAACCCTGGTGATTTGTCCGGACCCGGTTCCGCTCGGGGAAACCAACGAGACCGCCCTCACGATTTTTCGGTCAAACCCCGAGTTGGAAGCCATCCCTGTTATAAGCGAAGGCAAAATAATCGGCGTTATCCCCGCCCGGGCCATGCTGGAAACCTTCGACGGTGTTTCCGCCCGTATGCGCGCCTGGCTGCGGGAACTCCACCTCTTCGTCATCCCCGCCCGGGCCACGGTAGATGCCACCACCTTTATCAGCACCCTGATGGACGAATACTTCTCAGGGGATCCCGGCAAGGATGCGGTGTGGTTCATCCTGGAATACAACCATACGTACCTGGGGATAGTCAGCCTCCAGAATATGCTGAAGTACACCAACAGTCTTCGTGCGCAGGACATGGCCCAGGCGCGGGAAATTCAGAAGAAGCTCCTGGCAAAAGCGGTGATCGACGATAAACGTATCAAGCTCCTGTTTTACAATAAAATGGCCAACGAAATCGGCGGAGATTTTTACCAGGTTTTTCAGATCTGGAAGGGCCAATACATGGTGGGCTGTTTTGATGTGGCGGCCCAGAACATCTCCGGCTCAATGGCCGCCATGGCCCTGGGCGCCTGTTTTGAAACCCTGGTCCTTTCCGATTATGACGGTTACCCGGAACGGATGACGGAGTTTATCAACACCCTGGTCCGGGATGTGAACCCCACGGGTCTGCGGGTAGGGGCGGTGCTTTTCTACATTGATTTTTCCACCATGACCGTGAAGATCCACAACTGCGGTTTTTCTCCTATCCATATTTTTCTCCCCTCCGATGGCAACCACCTTTCCTACAAACTGGTGTCCCCCAATATGCCCCCCCTGGGCCTGAATGAAGAACTGGATGTGGATAAAGGCCAGATCGTTCCCATTAAAACAGGCTTGCGCATCGCCACCCACACCAACGGCCTCCCCAACATGACCGCCCTTTCCGGGGAAAAGTTCGGAGAAAAAAACGCCTTTAATCTGCTCAAAACATTTCACGCCCACGATCATCGTGATATTCCCGCTCTTATGGACACTGAAATTGATCAGTGGTTGGGAGAGGCGCCCTTGGTGGATGATATTACCCTGATGGATATGCGGTTTGTGTAG